Proteins encoded within one genomic window of Aspergillus nidulans FGSC A4 chromosome VII:
- a CDS encoding ubiquitin C-terminal hydrolase family protein (transcript_id=CADANIAT00008959) yields the protein MSGIHRFLTRRERNNRYSKHEKDESSDVARPVLRGFFTSETTSSDSTEQQKKIKTLERRVSHLGITGLNEQHLAYALQYTQGDVDAAFELLLLLEDSIEGIVKGYSPSTKLLGAENRNGVTCYLDALLFAMFARLDCFEGILYKNFSDEPRGKLSVLLRLWVNMLRSGKLITTDIEALAECGWEDAANLHQQDASEAFTFITEKLELPLLTLKMDIYHTGKEDVNDDHRFVNERLLEVAIPEPTDGKTVTLEECLEAYFNNKIEVKRYLERRNTVKSTKSADSLSKGTSAHVEAIEISTPTSSSPTTLSPTGPPVITTTEAPLADRSRYRRSSIIQPKFVPDSDGDDNTKHRHGSYRKEVMMPAWQFFSLIPWYTDNSPKNDSQVAAHFSSKRPILGLCLKRYSMLANGKAIRRDTFVDIPTEIGLPHFIQDDNMEDGPIRVNFKLSLQALVCHRGNSVDSGHYIAIVRGTSVGAPPSSSHGSEQSNPDTPRYWMRFDDLAKERVTLVDIEHALKTESPYLLFYQILPIDEDAAAASFPISATSTSSVGSIDNQDQETANNSPRLQANRLSAGYKSGRPSLEITVAEDPNAAPGTAEESTGNRGTIADLGLHSAPSTSPKLAPRDDDENKGTFSFSRRGSRATRSNPGSRAGSQVSENRISATFSRFAGRLSRDKLGSDSFAIDDDYDEMNNNDSPGLTIDGHKTDAREKSPRRSRFSDKQKDKGKEKSRERRGRKLERECLVM from the exons ATGAGCGGGATACACAGATTTTTAACTAGACGCGAGCGGAACAACCGATACTCGAAGCACGAGAAAGATGAG TCGTCCGATGTCGCCCGCCCTGTCCTGCGCGGTTTCTTCACATCAGAGACTACGAGTAGCGACTCTACAGAACAACAGAAGAAG ATTAAGACTTTAGAGCGACGAGTTTCACATCTTGGCATTACTGGACTGAACGAACAACATCTCGCTTATGCGCTGCAATACACACAGGGCGATGTGGATGCAGCTTTtgagctcctcctgctccttgaAGACTCGATTGAAGGGATAGTCAAAGGATATTCACCAAGCACGAAATTGCTGGGCGCAGAGAATCGTAACGGTGTTACATGTTATCTTGATGCGCTACTTTTTGCCATGTTTGCTCGGCTGGACTGCTTTGAAGGCATACTATACAAGAATTTTAGCGATGAGCCTCGCGGAAAATTGTCAGTGCTCTTGAGACTCTGGGTCAACATGCTACGATCAGGAAAGCTCATAACGACGGATATT GAAGCACTTGCCGAATGCGGATGGGAAGACGCTGCAAATCTTCATCAGCAAGATGCATCCGAGGCATTCACGTTCATCACGGAGAAACTAGAGTTGCCGCTCCTTACTCTTAAAATGGACATTTACCATACGGGCAAAGAAGACGTGAATGATGACCACAGGTTCGTCAATGAGAGGTTATTGGAGGTAGCTATACCTGAACCCACCGACGGCAAGACAGTGACTCTGGAGGAATGCTTGGAGGCATACTTCAATAACAAGATCGAAGTGAAACGATACCTGGAGCGCCGAAATACCGTCAAGTCAACCAAGTCAGCGGATTCGCTTTCCAAGGGCACTAGTGCGCATGTCGAGGCAATAGAGATCAGTACACCGacgtcttcctctccaacaACATTGTCGCCTACGGGGCCTCCAGTCATAACGACGACGGAGGCTCCTCTGGCGGACAGATCTCGATATCGGAGGAGCAGCATCATCCAACCAAAGTTTGTTCCCGACTCGGATGGCGATGATAACACCAAGCACCGCCACGGTTCCTATAGGAAAGAGGTCATGATGCCTGCATGGCAGTTTTTCAGCTTGATTC CATGGTATACAGATAACTCTCCAAAGAATGACTCTCAAGTCGCGGCTCATTTCTCCTCGAAGAGACCAATTTTAGGCCTGTGCTTGAAACGGTACTCTATGCTTGCAAACGGCAAAGCCATCAGACGTGACACGTTTGTCGATATCCCAACAGAGATTGGGCTACCACACTTTATACAGGATGATAACATGGAGGATGGTCCTATCCGGGTAAACTTCAAGTTGTCCTTGCAGGCTTTAGTCTGTCATAGAGGCAACTCCGTCGATTCCGGGCATTACATAGCGATTGTCCGGGGCACCAGTGTTGGGGCGCCTCCCTCAAGTTCTCATGGCTCAGAACAGTCCAACCCGGATACTCCAAGGTACTGGATGCGGTTTGATGATCTGGCTAAGGAGAGGGTGACGCTTGTAGACATCGAGCACGCCCTGAAGACTGAATCACCATACCTACTTTTTTATCAGATTCTGCCGATCGACGAGGACGCAGCGGCAGCCAGTTTCCCAATTAGCGCAACTTCCACATCTTCTGTGGGATCTATCGATAATCAGGATCAAGAAACAGCAAACAACTCTCCTAGATTGCAGGCCAACCGTCTCAGTGCGGGTTACAAGTCTGGCCGCCCAAGTCTTGAGATCACAGTTGCGGAAGACCCGAACGCCGCGCCTGGGACTGCTGAGGAATCTACGGGCAATCGAGGCACCATTGCAGATTTAGGGTTGCACTCGGCCCCTTCGACCTCGCCAAAGTTGGCCCCAAGAGACGACGATGAAAACAAGGGTACATTTTCATTCTCTAGGCGCGGCTCTAGAGCCACAAGGTCAAATCCGGGGAGCCGCGCAGGAAGCCAGGTCAGTGAAAACAGGATCAGCGCCACATTTTCACGTTTTGCGGGCCGCCTCAGCAGGGACAAGTTAGGCAGTGATTCCTTCGCCATCGACGATGATTATGATGAGATGAATAATAATGATTCCCCGGGACTCACCATTGACGGCCATAAGACTGATGCCAGGGAAAAAAGCCCTAGACGGTCAAGGTTCTCTGACAAGCAGAAAGATAAGGGAAAGGAGAAGTCAAGGGAACGAAGAGGGCGCAAGCTCGAGCGGGAGTGTCTTGTTATGTGA
- a CDS encoding mitochondrial 54S ribosomal protein uL5m (transcript_id=CADANIAT00008960), with product MAASEPSRYLAKSLPRAIVPAARPQGFCWRRNTSDQASAKPSALGDLESDGLLKGTPPPVEAAKPFDPVARARARRAQLPRSRYQFRSPKYDRGPLHPHRPPPPSDPSSRLFVPGPFSLTRVEQTHESTIASDIMTLCYVHNPPGFKPPPKAPRLRSWDDSSPYHKNRSLRGPRGGDVLRLLRKPITFNNIPKLERITIHSYVKNAAKENSGWLHVAGMALQAISNVKVETYKSKTSVAKWYISPGRDTVAAKAELYGENMEHFFGKLVDIVMPRLKDWPGVKGTSGDSSGNITFGLEPEQVALFPEIEVNYDMYPPKMIPGCHITLHTTARTDKDARLLLSAMGVPFYGKLID from the exons ATGGCTGCTAGTGAGCCATCAAGATACCTGGCAAAATCATTGCCGCGGGCTATTGTCCCCGCTGCCCGCCCTCAGGGTTTCTGCTGGAGGCGCAATACTTCTGACCAAGCGTCCGCCAAACCGTCCGCTCTCGGTGACCTTGAGTCGGACGGGCTGCTGAAGGGCACACCTCCGCCGGTAGAAGCTGCGAAGCCTTTTGACCCCGTTGCACGGGCACGAGCGCGAAGAGCTCAGCTCCCACGAAGTCG CTATCAATTCCGTTCGCCAAAATATGATCGCGGTCCGTTGCATCCTCACAGGCCTCCGCCCCCATCTGATCCATCTTCTCGCCTCTTCGTGCCTGGCCCTTTTTCTCTCACAAGAGTAGAGCAGACCCACGAGTCGACCATCGCCTCCGATATCATGACTCTTTGCTATGTCCACAATCCGCCAGGCTTCAAGCCTCCCCCAAAGGCGCCCCGTCTTCGCTCTTGGGATGATAGCTCTCCTTACCACAAAAATCGATCTCTCCGCGGTCCCCGTGGCGGCGACGTTCTGCGACTCCTCCGCAAGCCAATAACCTTCAACAACATCCCCAAGCTCGAGCGAATTACGATCCACAGTTACGTGAAGAATGCCGCGAAGGAGAACTCCGGGTGGCTTCACGTAGCGGGTATGGCGCTGCAAGCCATATCGAATGTCAAGGTGGAGACATACAAGTCAAAGACCAGCGTTGCCAAATGGTACATCTCTCCCGGTAGAGATACCGTGGCCGCCAAGGCCGAGCTTTAcggagagaacatggagcACTTCTTCGGAAAGTTGGTCGACATTGTGATGCCTCGTCTCAAAGATTGGCCCGGTGTCAAGGGTACCAGCGGTGACAGCAGCGGAAACATTACTTTCGGTCTAGAGCCTGAGCAGGTCGCTTTGTTTCCCGAGATTGAGGTCAACTACGATAT GTACCCACCCAAGATGATTCCTGGTTGCCACATTACACTTCACACAACTGCGAGGACTGATAAGGATGCCCGATTACTTCTAAGTGCCATGGGAGTTCCGTTCTATGGCAAGCTCATTGACTAG
- a CDS encoding protein steC (transcript_id=CADANIAT00008961), with product MLTSKAYAGPLGLPSSQTPTASYHTTTQKSSTFSESQTGTVYTSPTKSEFSEADDGLDAVRSWDENQVISWLHSINCQQYEPLFRANNFNGNNLIECDQKILQEMGIKKIGDRVRIFVAIKQLRNKSVVNKKQKNLRQLAALEAAHQQASPDSARSYSARQQTSSAGHASRTGDYSYGRPTSRPGSPLRPHRYVANSPMDSGRKDYLSAGSGAGRNPGTPVERIGTHSRQNPSLDGMTMGSLLSNAPVIRVIYSGGQTKVLDIKHCKTPDEIILCVLKKLQLPEHQYRNYCFYVLDGLDPDPSNCRRLSDHELMEICEGFHRSERGRLILRKIHAGEPDAEEVHRAAQLALDESQQAHMNALSSSNARNQMKIQQLTGESWHNIRQPMSPVSSRHNTTPSDHEIRPPQVSERVSKLRSFFGARPPSEMIIHEISSYFPGHQREDIEKTMRMSVRRSQRLSRAASRLSVVSNTSYASSLRDAPPIPSIADTWLNNGTPPTRAARPLSVLSTRPGLPSTSYRDSIASSSLHPLQEESPVEPNRKSYVSFDSGSDDPNNSRHSLLDENASVAATDGGSFNERLSVLVAEDGEEEDDGLAEFLAGNNFVNWMKGSLIGEGSFGSVFLALHSITGELMAVKQVEIPSATKGTEFDKRKNSMVEALKHEIDLLQGLHHPNIVQYLGTTADDQYLNIFLEYVPGGSIATMLKQYNTFQEPLIKNFVRQILAGLSYLHSKDIIHRDIKGANVLVDNKGGIKISDFGISKRVEASTVLGSRASNGGGHIHRPSLQGSVYWMAPEVVRQTAHTKKADIWSLGCLVIEMFIGSHPFPDCSQLQAIFAIGSNKARPPAPEHASKDAVAFLDMTFQLDHEKRPDADELLKSPFLATTLT from the exons ATGCTCACCTCCAAAGCATACGCGGGCCCCCTGGGGCTGCCTTCGTCGCAAACACCGACCGCATCTTATCATACCACGACGCAGAAGTCGTCAACATTTTCGGAATCACAAACGGGAACAGTGTATACGAGTCCAACCAAATCGGAGTTTTCTGAAGCTGACGACGGTCTTGATGCTGTGAG GTCTTGGGATGAGAATCAAGTGATCTCATGGCTCCATAGTATCAACTGTCAACAATATGAGCCGTTATTCAGGG CGAACAATTTTAACGGCAACAACCTTATCGAATGCGACCAGAAGATTCTGCAAGAGATGGGCATAAAGAAAATCGGTGATCGGGTGCGGATTTTCGTTGCTATCAAGCAGCTTCGCAACAAGTCTGTGGTcaacaaaaagcaaaagaaCCTG AGACAGTTGGCAGCTTTGGAAGCCGCTCACCAACAAGCTTCACCTGATTCCGCCCGCTCGTACAGCGCACGTCAACAAACATCCAGTGCCGGTCATGCATCCAGGACCGGTGATTATAGCTATGGCAGACCTACGTCTCGTCCAGGGTCTCCGCTACGTCCTCATCGTTACGTTGCTAATAGCCCTATGGATTCAGGGCGAAAGGATTATTTATCCGCGGGCTCAGGCGCCGGACGCAATCCCGGAACCCCGGTTGAGCGAATTGGAACCCATTCGAGGCAGAATCCTAGCCTTGATGGGATGACAATGGGCTCTTTGCTAAGCAATGCTCCCGTGATCAGAGTGATTTACAGCGGTGGGCAAACGAAAGTTCTGGATATTAAGCACTGCAAAACGCCGGATGAGATCATCCTTTGTGTGTTGAAGAAATTACAACTTCCCGAGCACCAGTATCGGAATTATTGTTTCTACGTCCTTGATGGCTTGGACCCTGACCCATCAAATTGTCGGAGGCTCTCTGACCATGAGCTCATGGAGATATGCGAAGGTTTCCACAGGTCGGAACGCGGCCGGCTTATTCTTCGTAAAATCCATGCTGGGGAACCGGATGCTGAGGAGGTGCACCGTGCGGCCCAGCTCGCACTGGACGAGAGCCAACAGGCGCATATGAATGCTCTCAGCAGCTCGAATGCACGGAACCAAATGAAAATACAACAACTGACTGGTGAATCATGGCATAATATAAGGCAACCCATGTCACCAGTTTCTTCTCGTCATAACACGACTCCTAGCGACCACGAAATAAGGCCTCCTCAAGTCAGCGAACGTGTCTCCAAGCTAAGATCCTTCTTTGGTGCCCGGCCACCCAGCGAGATGATTATTCATGAAATATCGTCGTACTTCCCTGGTCATCAGAGAGAGGACATTGAGAAAACGATGCGCATGTCTGTTCGCAGATCACAACGGTTGAGCAGAGCAGCCAGTCGATTAAGCGTCGTCAGTAATACAAGCTATGCTTCCAGCCTGCGGGATGCACCACCCATCCCTAGTATCGCCGACACTTGGCTTAATAATGGCACACCGCCCACTCGGGCCGCACGGCCGCTCTCGGTTCTTTCGACGAGACCTGGTCTCCCTTCAACATCGTATCGGGATTCAATCGCATCCAGTTCCCTCCATCCACTTCAGGAGGAATCACCTGTTGAGCCGAATCGGAAGTCCTACGTGTCGTTCGATAGTGGATCCGATGACCCTAACAATTCACGTCACAGCCTTCTCGATGAGAATGCAAGTGTTGCTGCAACAGATGGCGGCTCTTTCAATGAGCGTCTGAGCGTTCTCGTGGCTGAAgacggggaggaagaagacgatggaTTGGCAGAATTTTTAGCTGGTAACAACTTCGTCAACTGGATGAAAGGCTCACTGATCGGCGAGGGTTCCTTTGGCAGTGTGTTTTTGGCACTTCACTCGATTACTGGTGAGCTTATGGCTGTCAAACAAGTCGAGATCCCATCAGCAACCAAGGGCACCGAATTTGACAAGCGCAAGAACAGCATGGTGGAAGCGTTGAAACACGAGATAGATCTTCTACAGGGTCTTCATCATCCGAACATTGTCCAGTATCTGGGAACTACCGCCGATGATCAATATTTGAACATTTTCTTGGAGTACGTTCCTGGGGGCTCTATTGCTACAATGCTCAAGCAATACAACACCTTCCAGGAGCCATTGATAAAGAATTTCGTACGGCAAATCCTTGCGGGTCTGTCCTACCTCCACAGCAAGGATATTATACACCGTGATATTAAGGGGGCGAATGTTCTCGTTGACAACAAAGGTGGCATAAAAATCTCGGATTTTGGTATCTCCAAACGAGTTGAAGCATCTACTGTTCTTGGATCCCGAGCAAGCAATGGTGGGGGCCATATTCACCGGCCTTCGCTGCAGGGTAGCGTTTACTGGATGGCGCCCGAAGTCGTTCGTCAGACGGCGCATACAAAGAAGGCTGACATTTGGAGTCTGGGATGTCTCGTCATTGAGATGTTCATCGGGTCTCACCCTTTCCCAGACTGTAGCCAGCTTCAAGCCATATTTGCGATTGGTAGCAACAAGGCTCGGCCTCCAGCCCCAGAACATGCTAGTAAGGATGCCGTTGCTTTCTTGGATATGACATTCCAGCTCGACCATGAGAAGCGACCTGACGCAGACGAGTTGCTCAAGTCGCCCTTCCTTGCTACAACACTTACCTGA
- a CDS encoding protein amdA (transcript_id=CADANIAT00008962), with the protein MDDERSNPGKVRKKSTTVHRKSLSCEYCNRSFARLEHLQRHLRTHTKEKPFSCDICSKSFARSDLLVRHERLVHPAEAAANRENRNHSHTNHEVSQTQASIVQPSHHESRMLELVDAIPLQTQPVPPAPEVQVQPPPIVETAHFNPSWGYDLNLLSHAASHVALEGQQESLETLRKPSQNIQAPPPPPPLSHIPERGITDNYGVEPSILDLTDLGDPVQDFTVFLESVGLSSDWDSGIFSSVEEPLLPTSLPMDSKPPARESSRLGPDLMGDPRPAADEPPSFSNFGSRLPSLQPEAHDVDDRLGFGDEGPRPAWDISNADRQVFISKLEEFAYVLPKGFVPPSRHALSRFFAGYINGLNEHLPFIHVPTLSIAKCSPELTLALAAAGSHYRFENNRGFDLFHAAKAILLERLQRRDSKQVQFPTWNFLSPSSGFHNSRGSSANSNSPYQSHQHQSYVLYPVDSASLPPEDSYAHMEVIKTFLLLTVFASWERHPELLREILSLQSTLARLVREHGLTESNIGVDPNNWEEWVRRECNRRTKLIVYCFFNLHSIMYNIPPLILNAELKLNMPCSHDLWKASSAAQWRRLLRTRHGSEVSFQEAFTRLFTKSNITNTAPISPLGNYILIHALIQQIFFARQLCLSAPSLHGTSLRPDDLNILDSSLGSWKALWKRTPESSIDPQNPAGPIAFTSTALLGLAYIRLHVDLGPCRRLVTQDPVQIARALNDSPPIARSPRLIMALLHSAHALSIPVRLGIDFVARTHSFFWSIQHSLCSLECAFLLSRWLLSIPVTQAEQRLSEHERKLLLWIKSMMDETDMAVDPAGAPDFDFIANPYKAKQLSVAIVRVWARTFKGNTSWAIVDLVGQSLDAYADLLESQV; encoded by the exons ATGGACGATGAGAGATCGAATCCGGGGAAAGTCAGGAAGAAGTCAACCACCGTTCATCGGAAATCACTCTCCTGCGAATACTGTAATCGGTCTTTCGCTCGTCTCGAGCACCTCCAACGGCACCTCCGCACCC ATACAAAGGAAAAACCATTCTCGTGCGATATATGCTCAAAGTCTTTCGCAAGAAG CGATCTACTTGTACGACATGAGCGCCTAGTCCATCCAGCCGAGGCGGCAGCCAATCGAGAGAATCGCAACCATAGCCATACCAATCATGAGGTCTCTCAAACCCAAGCATCAATAGTCCAACCATCCCACCATGAATCTCGAATGCTCGAGTTAGTCGATGCTATTCCGCTTCAGACCCAGCCagttcctcctgctcctgaagTTCAGGTTCAGCCCCCTCCAATCGTGGAGACGGCCCATTTCAACCCTTCATGGGGATATGATTTGAACCTTCTTTCTCATGCCGCGAGTCATGTCGCTCTTGAGGGACAACAAGAAAGTCTAGAGACTCTTCGGAAGCCTTCGCAAAACATTcaagcgccgccgccgccgccgccgcttTCTCATATACCAGAAAGAGGGATCACTGATAACTATGGTGTTGAGCCTTCGATTCTAGACCTTACAGATTTAGGTGATCCGGTTCAGGACTTTACCGTCTTCCTAGAAAGCGTCGGTCTCTCTTCGGACTGGGACTCCGGCATCTTCTCTAGTGTAGAAGAGCCCTTATTGCCAACTAGCCTACCCATGGACTCGAAACCCCCAGCCCGTGAGAGTTCCAGGCTGGGCCCTGACTTAATGGGTGACCCCAGACCTGCTGCCGATGAGCCTCCATCATTCTCTAACTTTGGGTCTCGACTGCCATCGCTCCAGCCGGAAGCCCACGATGTGGATGATCGGCTGGGTTTTGGCGACGAAGGTCCACGACCGGCCTGGGATATATCTAATGCGGACCGGCAGGTTTTTATTTCTAAACTGGAAGAGTTTGCCTATGTCCTTCCAAAGGGGTTCGTGCCGCCGTCAAGGCATGCTCTATCCCGCTTTTTTGCTGGTTACATAAATGGCCTGAACGAGCATCTCCCTTTCATTCATGTGCCAACATTATCCATTGCTAAATGTTCGCCGGAGCTAACTCTAGCATTGGCGGCCGCCGGGTCTCACTACCGTTTTGAGAACAACCGAGGATTTGATCTCTTTCACGCTGCTAAGGCGATCCTTCTAGAGCGCTTGCAGAGAAGAGATAGTAAGCAGGTGCAGTTTCCGACTTGGAATTTTCTATCCCCTTCCTCAGGCTTTCACAATTCGCGTGGGTCGTCGGCCAACTCCAACAGCCCGTACCAATCCCACCAACATCAGTCTTATGTTCTATATCCGGTCGACTCCGCAAGCTTACCGCCTGAAGACTCGTATGCGCATATGGAGGTGATCAAGACTTTCTTGCTGCTCACGGTTTTTGCTTCTTGGGAGCGGCACCCTGAGCTTTTACGAGAAATCCTGTCTCTTCAGAGCACATTAGCCAGGCTCGTTCGAGAACATGGTCTCACTGAGTCGAACATTGGCGTGGACCCAAACAATTGGGAAGAGTGGGTTCGGCGAGAATGCAATAGACGCACCAAACTCATTGTTtactgcttcttcaaccttcaTTCTATCATGTACAACATCCCGCCCTTGATCTTGAACGCAGAGCTCAAATTGAACATGCCCTGCTCACATGACCtctggaaggcaagcagCGCCGCTCAAtggcgtcgtcttcttcgcacCCGACATGGTTCGGAGGTTTCTTTCCAAGAGGCTTTCACTAGGTTGTTCACAAAGTCGAACATCACAAACACCGCACCTATATCGCCGCTTGGAAACTATATTCTGATACATGCGCTTATTCAACAAATCTTCTTCGCTCGTCAACTTTGCCTTTCTGCTCCAAGCCTGCATGGAACGAGTCTTCGGCCAGATGACTTGAATATCCTGGATAGTTCTTTGGGCTCTTGGAAAGCGCTCTGGAAACGCACCCCTGAGTCGAGCATTGATCCGCAGAACCCGGCTGGCCCGATTGCGTTCACATCTACCGCTCTGCTAGGGCTGGCGTATATCCGACTGCATGTTGATTTAGGGCCGTGCCGCCGCCTCGTAACCCAAGATCCGGTTCAGATTGCAAGAGCACTCAATGACTCGCCACCTATCGCACGGAGTCCACGCCTCATAATGGCCCTTCTGCACTCTGCACATGCTCTTTCAATCCCGGTGCGCCTAGGCATAGATTTTGTGGCGCGAACCCACTCGTTTTTCTGGAGTATCCAGCACTCTCTCTGCAGCTTGGAATGTGCCTTCCTTTTAAGCCGATGGCTACTGTCCATACCTGTAACGCAAGCTGAACAAAGGCTGTCCGAGCACGAGAGGAAGTTGCTCCTATGGATCAAGAGCATGATGGATGAAACAGACATGGCTGTTGATCCAGCAGGGGCACCTGACTTTGATTTCATTGCCAACCCTTATAAGGCTAAGCAACTCAGTGTTGCTATTGTCCGCGTATGGGCAAGGACATTCAAGGGGAATACAAGCTGGGCTATTGTGGATTTGGTTGGGCAAAGTTTAGATGCGTATGCTGATCTGCTGGAATCACAGGTCTAG